A region of Thermodesulfobacteriota bacterium DNA encodes the following proteins:
- a CDS encoding enoyl-CoA hydratase-related protein, producing MSELVIEENERTCTIIFNRPEKRNSLTPEILLQLGSELNRLKAEQKVRCVVIRGSGDKAFSSGYDISAIGKIKDDMMRDYLDNHPLMIASNAIERFPYPVIALLNGHAFGGGLELAVTCDLRISADHALFGMPPAKLGVVYTYSGIRKFINLVGLGYAKELFLTGKNINAHRAEKIGLVNYTLPQPELEEFTYKLASEISENAPLSMSTMKEMMNSWQRNQLMNQKDEASVKDMISKVQESEDYKEGQRAFSEKRKPKFEGR from the coding sequence ATGTCTGAGCTGGTTATCGAAGAAAATGAAAGAACCTGCACCATCATATTTAACAGGCCGGAAAAGAGAAATTCACTGACTCCGGAGATACTCCTCCAACTGGGTTCTGAGTTAAACAGGCTAAAAGCTGAGCAGAAGGTGAGGTGCGTCGTTATCCGCGGCTCGGGGGACAAGGCTTTCTCCTCCGGCTACGATATATCGGCAATCGGTAAGATAAAGGATGATATGATGAGGGATTACCTGGATAACCACCCGCTCATGATCGCATCGAATGCCATAGAGCGTTTCCCCTATCCGGTGATTGCCCTGTTAAACGGCCACGCCTTCGGCGGCGGTCTTGAGCTGGCGGTTACCTGCGACCTTAGAATCTCAGCCGATCATGCCCTATTCGGTATGCCGCCGGCAAAGCTTGGAGTTGTTTATACCTATAGCGGGATCAGAAAGTTCATCAACTTGGTCGGACTGGGTTATGCAAAGGAGCTCTTTCTTACGGGGAAAAATATCAATGCGCACAGGGCAGAAAAAATCGGCCTCGTTAACTACACTTTACCGCAGCCTGAGCTTGAGGAGTTCACCTATAAGCTAGCCTCGGAAATCTCAGAAAACGCACCTCTCTCCATGAGTACGATGAAAGAAATGATGAACTCCTGGCAAAGAAATCAATTAATGAACCAAAAGGACGAAGCCTCGGTTAAGGATATGATCTCAAAGGTCCAGGAAAGCGAGGATTATAAGGAAGGCCAGAGGGCTTTCTCCGAAAAGAGAAAGCCAAAGTTCGAGGGAAGGTGA
- a CDS encoding nitroreductase family protein → MDTFECIRKRRDIRSYVKKEVPDEVIRKIIEAGRLGPSAMNLQPWQFVIIKDKATIKGLEKFCTSGRFIAGASFAVVVVTDPVNKWHEIDGARAVQNMSLAAWNEGVGTCWIGAIDRDKVKEMLGIPRKLHILTILPFGYPEEFTVKRKKIRKPAEEIFHWEKYGHK, encoded by the coding sequence ATGGACACGTTCGAGTGCATAAGAAAGAGAAGGGATATAAGAAGCTATGTTAAAAAAGAAGTGCCGGACGAGGTGATTAGGAAGATTATCGAGGCGGGGAGACTTGGCCCGAGCGCCATGAACCTCCAGCCCTGGCAGTTCGTAATAATAAAGGATAAGGCAACGATCAAAGGATTGGAGAAATTTTGCACAAGCGGCAGGTTTATAGCTGGTGCGTCATTTGCTGTAGTGGTAGTTACCGACCCGGTCAACAAATGGCATGAGATAGACGGGGCCAGAGCGGTGCAAAATATGTCCCTTGCCGCCTGGAACGAAGGAGTGGGCACTTGCTGGATCGGAGCTATTGATAGAGACAAGGTAAAGGAGATGTTGGGTATTCCCAGAAAACTGCATATTCTGACCATTCTTCCATTCGGCTATCCCGAAGAATTCACGGTAAAGAGGAAAAAGATAAGGAAACCGGCCGAAGAGATATTTCATTGGGAGAAATACGGGCATAAATAA
- a CDS encoding ammonium transporter, producing the protein MEVLKSRTILGYPVLFLTLIFLADLSFAQESAPLAVDTGDTAWILVSSALVLMMTIPGLFLFYGGLVRSKNTLGTIMQSFIIVGLITIQWVLFGYSLAFGPDKWSVIGGLDWVGLKGVGLDPNPDYAVTIPHQAFMIFQMMFAIITPALITGAFAERAKFSTFIIFILLWATFIYDPLAHWVWGVNGWMRNFGALDFAGGTVVHISSGVSALAAAIFFGRRIGYGKEPMPPHNLPFSVIGASLLWVGWFGFNAGSALASGALATSAFVVTHIATAAAALSWMFMDWIFRGKPTVLGAASGAVAGLVAITPASGFVGPLSSIIIGLIAGILCSTACTLKTKMGYDDSLDVVGVHGVGGTWGAIATGLFASTAINAAGNNGLFFGNPKQLLIQVIAVIATWVFAFVGTLIILSVLKAIMGLRVTEEEEIMGLDLSQHNEKSYSL; encoded by the coding sequence ATGGAAGTGCTAAAGAGTAGAACGATATTAGGGTACCCGGTTTTATTTCTGACCTTGATTTTTCTGGCGGATTTATCGTTTGCTCAGGAATCCGCACCACTGGCAGTAGATACCGGTGACACAGCCTGGATACTCGTATCTTCGGCCCTCGTATTGATGATGACGATTCCGGGTTTATTCCTTTTCTACGGCGGTCTTGTTCGTTCAAAAAACACCCTTGGTACTATCATGCAGAGCTTTATTATTGTCGGCCTAATTACCATACAATGGGTACTTTTCGGGTACAGTCTGGCATTCGGGCCGGACAAGTGGAGCGTTATAGGGGGTCTGGATTGGGTAGGACTAAAAGGCGTAGGGCTAGACCCAAACCCGGATTATGCTGTTACCATTCCCCACCAGGCATTCATGATTTTCCAGATGATGTTCGCCATTATCACGCCGGCCCTGATCACCGGCGCTTTTGCGGAGCGGGCCAAGTTCAGCACGTTTATAATTTTTATACTGCTGTGGGCAACGTTCATATACGATCCTTTAGCCCACTGGGTTTGGGGGGTGAACGGGTGGATGCGGAATTTCGGAGCATTGGACTTTGCCGGTGGAACAGTCGTTCATATAAGCTCTGGGGTATCGGCCCTTGCCGCTGCCATTTTCTTTGGCAGAAGAATCGGTTATGGAAAAGAGCCCATGCCGCCCCACAACCTGCCGTTCAGCGTCATCGGAGCATCTCTTCTATGGGTGGGGTGGTTCGGTTTTAACGCCGGGAGCGCATTGGCCTCCGGCGCCCTAGCCACAAGCGCTTTTGTGGTAACTCATATCGCCACCGCGGCGGCGGCGCTTTCCTGGATGTTCATGGATTGGATCTTTCGGGGTAAACCAACGGTCCTGGGGGCTGCCAGCGGAGCAGTGGCCGGTCTTGTAGCAATCACTCCGGCATCCGGGTTCGTCGGGCCGCTTTCCTCAATAATCATCGGTCTAATAGCGGGGATACTTTGTTCAACCGCCTGCACCCTTAAGACCAAAATGGGTTATGACGACTCACTGGATGTAGTAGGTGTACACGGCGTAGGGGGAACCTGGGGAGCAATCGCCACCGGTCTATTTGCATCCACCGCCATCAATGCCGCCGGTAACAACGGTTTATTCTTTGGCAACCCCAAGCAACTTCTCATTCAGGTTATAGCCGTGATAGCCACTTGGGTCTTTGCCTTTGTTGGGACTCTCATTATCCTTTCCGTCCTCAAGGCTATCATGGGACTGAGAGTAACTGAAGAAGAGGAGATAATGGGACTAGACCTGAGCCAGCATAACGAGAAGAGCTATTCCCTTTGA
- a CDS encoding aldo/keto reductase: MKLKPLGSTGVMVPEIGLGTWNYSGGVEPLRRGIELGAYLVDTAEGYNTEEVVGVAIKGIRNRVFIATKVSGGHLRYDDVLRAAEGSLRRLGIDCIDLYQVHWPNPSVPIRETMRAMEKLVDSAMVKYIGVSNFDVDELEEAMAAMSKYPIVSNQVLYNLNSREIEKDLIPFCERHRITILAYTPLDNGNLAVKSRLSRNKGMKVLGQIADQVGKTMAQVALNWCTARPNVIAIPKSNSVDRTVENCLASGWRLSKEQIKQLNEAFS, from the coding sequence ATGAAGCTAAAGCCTCTTGGAAGTACTGGAGTAATGGTTCCTGAAATCGGGCTCGGTACCTGGAATTATTCGGGTGGGGTGGAACCCTTGCGCAGGGGAATTGAATTGGGAGCTTATCTGGTTGATACGGCGGAAGGATATAATACCGAGGAGGTGGTGGGTGTGGCTATAAAGGGTATCCGCAATCGAGTGTTCATCGCCACAAAGGTATCCGGCGGACACCTCCGCTACGACGATGTGCTCCGGGCGGCGGAAGGGAGTTTGCGGAGGCTCGGAATAGACTGTATCGATCTTTACCAGGTACATTGGCCCAACCCCAGTGTCCCAATCCGGGAGACTATGCGGGCCATGGAAAAACTGGTAGATTCCGCAATGGTCAAATACATCGGGGTAAGTAATTTTGACGTTGATGAGTTAGAAGAGGCAATGGCTGCCATGAGCAAATATCCGATTGTCTCGAACCAGGTGCTTTACAACCTCAACAGCAGGGAGATAGAAAAAGACCTGATACCCTTCTGCGAGAGACACCGAATAACAATCCTGGCTTATACACCCCTAGACAACGGTAATTTAGCGGTGAAGTCCAGGCTCTCAAGAAATAAAGGTATGAAGGTCTTGGGCCAAATAGCAGACCAGGTTGGTAAAACTATGGCCCAGGTGGCACTCAACTGGTGCACTGCCCGCCCTAACGTCATAGCCATACCCAAGTCTAATAGTGTGGACCGGACTGTTGAAAACTGCCTGGCCTCCGGTTGGCGGTTGTCTAAAGAGCAGATAAAACAATTGAACGAGGCCTTTTCCTGA
- a CDS encoding acyloxyacyl hydrolase: protein MEISASDETVMDLGIRVGISNPREEFDFESFEVFGNYGLPWSWRTPFEWILGTGINGSVGVLIQEGDTALLATLGPVTSFSSPGGRVTLDIGVGFALISEEKVGDHSFGGPFQFIAHGGVSYRLPWNLALGYRFFHISDGGIFGGNGLNRHLLEMSYRF from the coding sequence ATGGAAATCAGTGCAAGTGATGAAACGGTTATGGATCTGGGCATACGTGTCGGTATATCAAACCCTCGTGAGGAGTTTGATTTCGAATCTTTCGAAGTTTTTGGCAATTATGGGTTGCCATGGAGTTGGAGAACACCTTTTGAATGGATACTTGGTACCGGGATTAACGGCTCCGTTGGGGTCCTAATACAGGAAGGCGACACAGCCCTATTGGCCACCCTTGGTCCGGTCACATCCTTCAGCAGTCCCGGAGGTCGTGTTACCCTTGATATCGGTGTAGGTTTTGCTCTAATCAGTGAGGAAAAAGTGGGCGACCATAGCTTCGGGGGCCCCTTTCAGTTTATTGCCCACGGAGGTGTAAGCTATAGACTTCCATGGAACCTGGCTTTGGGATATCGATTTTTCCATATTTCTGACGGCGGGATCTTTGGCGGAAATGGACTGAACCGCCACCTGCTTGAGATGAGTTACCGTTTTTAA